One Falco cherrug isolate bFalChe1 chromosome 11, bFalChe1.pri, whole genome shotgun sequence DNA window includes the following coding sequences:
- the STRIT1 gene encoding sarcoplasmic/endoplasmic reticulum calcium ATPase regulator DWORF, protein MAEPAQVPLSHLVVPILLAVGWIVGCALMVYIVFS, encoded by the exons ATGGCAGAACCAG cccAAGTCCCACTTTCACATCTTGTTGTACCTATACTCCTTGCCGTTGGCTGGATAGTGGGTTGTGCACTGATGGTTTACATTGTCTTCTCTTGA